A genome region from Chryseobacterium sp. G0186 includes the following:
- a CDS encoding GNAT family N-acetyltransferase, with protein MNYTTKWLTDKTRIKELVEFFITHKTDSYISHGEMMSGRAVDAHHWNPDLEVILTEQLITDFNSDGSSKLNILIAENENAEIVGMLVFNVINSPFKKYAILEDMLLDQSVRGQSLGGKLLEKAIEESKGWNISFILLESGVNNHGAHQFFNRYGFKKVSESYILNL; from the coding sequence ATGAATTATACTACAAAATGGCTGACCGACAAAACCCGTATCAAGGAACTGGTAGAGTTTTTTATCACCCACAAAACAGATTCCTATATTTCTCATGGCGAGATGATGTCCGGAAGAGCGGTAGATGCCCACCACTGGAATCCTGACCTTGAGGTTATTTTAACGGAGCAGCTGATTACTGATTTTAATTCTGATGGCAGCTCTAAACTGAATATTTTAATTGCAGAAAATGAGAATGCCGAAATTGTTGGAATGCTGGTCTTCAATGTTATCAATAGTCCGTTTAAAAAGTATGCAATTTTGGAAGATATGCTTCTGGATCAGTCTGTAAGAGGACAATCCCTTGGTGGCAAACTTCTGGAAAAAGCAATTGAAGAATCTAAAGGATGGAATATTAGCTTTATTTTGCTGGAAAGTGGAGTGAACAATCATGGTGCGCATCAGTTTTTTAACAGATATGGCTTCAAGAAAGTATCTGAGAGTTATATTTTGAACTTATAA